One Aneurinibacillus migulanus genomic region harbors:
- a CDS encoding sensor histidine kinase, translating to MGTPQKLSPLITAMLVIFLVLAVYIQLETLRHPYIGAVLQRTGEEWKVSEVDPSGKAAKGHVRQGDRVLTVDGLPVDKKMGDKSKASLVRVSTAVFMHDDGSVYEIDIKTESSDVLQSVFAILAAALLQIIGLLAYYKNHASSAVRQFCLLNYVMALVILTVYSTELLVSDLILSFCSVWLPYLLLSFCVSFVLRAVPVLWSKALFFFRLACILFSCYTIWAVSQHEIPDWIRETVHLVFIMTLLFILLMIRLYWRALDRVEKNHALGLSAGLCFSFLPYLFLYAIPDLLWNGYILAPEYVLIGLVPLSGVFLYILDKRSMVDMNIYLPRLLFHILYYGGVFLLIAFANRMERPVWTAVLFGGFAVGTFVYQKGLRRSRQHAEGRREWVEQQKLKLSIQIAETQNIQDILSLISDMLHRVVDVEGVCMVWHDGTRLVVHGTGRYKDIIGNEQDARWIDRSFWERGFDFEYVASIADYAGFSCKGYLCMGPKGNLSLFSMEEKRLIDEIGREAARLLTNARLLTRLQKEFQHTKEQNAFYDHPVNDDIRQMNRLLMEAQQAERVRLSYYLHDRLLQNLIFLSRDLEEMANQGRADDRQIASWLKCLYESQQDIRALCDELYPHIVDKAGLEESLRWLLRTVGEKGGLRVSLHYDWPGEAPDPLLKSNLFRMIRELVHNVLKHAEAKQLDVSVKRKEDEGICCTVSDDGRGFDVVAFQKDGSREGAHLGLISVNSQIGYLGGEMEIHSSPGEGTRITLRLRSPSLCERGGNV from the coding sequence ATGGGTACACCTCAAAAGCTTTCGCCGCTCATTACCGCGATGCTTGTCATTTTTCTTGTGCTAGCCGTATATATTCAACTGGAGACGCTTCGTCATCCCTATATCGGTGCCGTGCTTCAACGGACAGGTGAAGAATGGAAGGTAAGCGAAGTGGACCCTTCCGGCAAGGCAGCGAAAGGGCATGTGCGCCAGGGGGACCGAGTGCTGACGGTGGACGGCTTACCTGTAGACAAGAAAATGGGCGATAAGTCGAAGGCGTCTCTGGTTAGAGTCAGCACGGCAGTATTCATGCATGACGATGGTTCTGTATATGAAATAGATATCAAAACAGAAAGCAGCGATGTGCTGCAAAGTGTATTCGCCATTCTGGCGGCAGCGCTGTTACAGATCATCGGCTTGCTAGCTTACTATAAAAATCATGCTTCATCCGCGGTTCGCCAATTTTGCCTGCTGAATTACGTAATGGCTCTGGTCATTCTGACTGTATATTCTACCGAATTGCTTGTATCGGATTTGATTTTGTCATTCTGCTCTGTTTGGCTCCCTTATTTGCTGCTCTCTTTTTGCGTTTCGTTTGTGCTGCGTGCGGTGCCTGTTTTGTGGTCAAAGGCCCTCTTTTTCTTTCGTCTGGCCTGTATCCTGTTTTCTTGTTATACCATTTGGGCAGTAAGCCAGCATGAGATTCCCGACTGGATTCGAGAAACGGTACATCTCGTTTTTATAATGACGCTGCTGTTTATTTTGCTTATGATCCGGCTATATTGGAGAGCGCTGGATCGGGTGGAGAAAAATCATGCCCTAGGGCTGAGCGCCGGCCTATGCTTCAGCTTTCTGCCCTATCTGTTCCTATACGCGATCCCGGATTTACTCTGGAATGGGTACATTCTGGCCCCCGAATACGTGCTTATTGGTCTTGTGCCGCTGTCTGGCGTTTTTCTGTATATCCTGGACAAGCGCAGCATGGTGGATATGAACATCTATCTTCCCCGGCTGCTGTTTCACATCCTTTATTATGGAGGCGTCTTTCTTCTAATCGCTTTTGCCAATCGAATGGAACGTCCAGTTTGGACCGCAGTCTTATTCGGCGGCTTTGCTGTCGGGACCTTTGTGTACCAGAAAGGGCTTCGGCGATCAAGACAACATGCGGAAGGGCGCAGGGAGTGGGTAGAGCAGCAGAAGTTGAAGTTATCGATCCAGATTGCGGAGACCCAGAATATCCAAGATATTCTCAGCCTGATAAGCGACATGCTTCACCGTGTCGTAGATGTGGAAGGAGTTTGTATGGTCTGGCATGACGGGACTCGACTGGTTGTACACGGCACAGGCCGATACAAAGACATCATCGGTAATGAGCAAGACGCCCGCTGGATAGATCGCAGCTTCTGGGAAAGAGGCTTCGATTTCGAATATGTTGCCTCCATTGCCGATTACGCTGGATTTTCCTGTAAAGGATATTTGTGCATGGGTCCCAAGGGCAATTTGTCGCTGTTCTCTATGGAAGAGAAGAGATTGATCGACGAGATTGGCAGGGAGGCAGCCCGGCTATTGACCAATGCCAGACTGTTGACCAGACTACAGAAAGAATTTCAACATACAAAAGAGCAAAATGCGTTTTATGATCATCCTGTTAATGATGACATTCGGCAGATGAACCGTCTGTTAATGGAAGCTCAGCAAGCCGAGCGGGTTCGGCTCTCCTATTATCTGCATGATCGACTATTGCAGAATCTGATTTTCCTATCGAGAGATCTTGAGGAGATGGCGAATCAGGGACGAGCGGATGACAGGCAGATTGCGTCCTGGCTGAAGTGTCTCTATGAATCGCAGCAGGATATCCGGGCGCTGTGTGATGAGTTGTATCCACATATTGTAGATAAAGCCGGGCTGGAGGAGTCTCTACGCTGGTTGCTGCGGACTGTCGGGGAGAAGGGGGGACTACGTGTATCGCTTCATTATGATTGGCCGGGAGAAGCGCCGGATCCCTTGCTCAAGTCCAATCTTTTCCGAATGATCCGTGAGCTTGTCCATAATGTGCTAAAGCATGCCGAAGCCAAGCAGCTTGATGTTAGTGTCAAGCGGAAAGAGGATGAGGGAATATGCTGCACGGTAAGCGATGACGGCAGGGGCTTCGATGTAGTTGCTTTTCAGAAGGATGGCTCCCGGGAAGGCGCACATCTTGGACTTATCTCGGTCAACAGTCAGATCGGTTATCTTGGCGGAGAGATGGAGATTCATTCTTCACCAGGAGAGGGTACAAGGATTACCCTGCGGCTGCGGTCTCCGTCTTTATGTGAAAGAGGAGGGAACGTATAA
- a CDS encoding CarD family transcriptional regulator, whose translation MFEIGDKVVYPMHGAGVIEAIEEKEILGKKQRYYIIEMPIGNMQVMVPMDKASNLGIRPAVDMSTLENALRIFQHEEWDRSLPWSQRYRINMDKMKTGNLQEGMEVIRDLLHRNKEKILNTSEKKLLDDARKFVISELALVKGCTKNQAIDLLDQETHKAEMID comes from the coding sequence TTGTTTGAAATTGGTGATAAAGTTGTTTATCCCATGCATGGCGCAGGTGTAATCGAAGCTATTGAAGAAAAAGAGATATTAGGAAAAAAACAGCGGTATTACATTATAGAAATGCCTATCGGCAATATGCAAGTAATGGTTCCTATGGATAAAGCATCAAATCTAGGCATCCGTCCGGCTGTCGATATGTCTACGTTAGAAAATGCACTGCGTATTTTTCAGCACGAAGAATGGGATCGTTCACTTCCTTGGAGCCAGAGATATCGCATAAACATGGATAAAATGAAAACTGGTAATCTCCAAGAAGGTATGGAAGTCATCCGCGATTTACTGCATAGAAACAAAGAAAAAATCCTTAACACTAGCGAAAAGAAACTGCTGGATGATGCACGGAAATTTGTCATTAGCGAGTTGGCATTAGTGAAAGGATGCACTAAAAATCAAGCCATTGATTTATTGGACCAAGAGACCCATAAGGCAGAAATGATAGACTAA
- a CDS encoding FadR/GntR family transcriptional regulator has protein sequence MWKVAEWRGRDEHKAYFKIIVSETVQKFLCDFIQKKNLQLGAPLPSERELAKLLEVGRSSVREALQTLSEKGV, from the coding sequence GTGTGGAAGGTAGCAGAATGGAGGGGGAGAGATGAACACAAAGCGTATTTCAAAATAATTGTAAGCGAAACCGTACAAAAGTTTTTATGTGATTTTATTCAAAAGAAGAATCTTCAGCTTGGTGCCCCGCTTCCTTCTGAACGAGAATTAGCCAAATTATTGGAGGTAGGAAGGTCTTCAGTAAGAGAAGCTTTGCAAACACTTTCCGAAAAGGGGGTATAG
- a CDS encoding FCD domain-containing protein: protein MIFLNFSKGFASKYALYYHRQILNAIKKGEADKCSRLMRAHIEDVQQHYHGMLI from the coding sequence ATTATATTTCTGAATTTTTCAAAAGGGTTCGCATCGAAATATGCACTTTACTATCATCGTCAAATTTTAAACGCGATTAAAAAAGGGGAAGCAGATAAATGTTCCAGACTGATGCGGGCACATATTGAAGATGTTCAGCAGCACTATCACGGGATGCTCATCTGA
- a CDS encoding amidohydrolase family protein — translation MTESYWLTNVLLESGFHYQGDMIAKTVTEVCHVLITDGKIKDIISADEPLPDEMQQWDMNGLLMLPSFRDMHIHLDKTYYGGPWKACTPFVDVFSRMEEEKELLPRLLPVTRERAEKILALLLRNGITHIRAQCNVDPIIGLENLEAVLQALESYRGKLSYEIVAFPQHGLLRSKSVDLVREALCNGATLVGGVDPATVDENIEASLHTMIELAVEANADIDLHLHDPGHLGTFTMKRLATLTEEAGWQGRVSIGHAFGLGGVPVKTAEDTAEVLAQAGIAIASTVPIDIPTPPIPLLHEKGVTVSLVNDSITDHWDPFGTGDVLYKASIMAERFSWIDEQSLARSLSFITGGKTPLDMEGKRIWPVVGDEASVVFVKASCSAEAVARRAERQAVMYKGNIVSGFL, via the coding sequence ATGACAGAATCATATTGGTTAACTAACGTTCTGCTTGAAAGTGGCTTTCACTATCAAGGGGATATGATCGCGAAAACGGTAACAGAAGTATGTCATGTTCTGATTACGGACGGCAAAATCAAAGACATTATTTCCGCCGATGAACCGTTGCCTGATGAGATGCAGCAATGGGATATGAATGGCTTGCTTATGCTTCCTTCTTTTAGAGACATGCACATCCATCTGGATAAAACGTATTATGGAGGCCCATGGAAAGCATGTACCCCATTTGTTGATGTTTTTAGTCGTATGGAAGAAGAGAAGGAGCTGCTGCCGCGTCTGCTCCCTGTTACAAGGGAAAGAGCAGAAAAAATCCTGGCTCTTCTTTTGCGAAACGGGATTACCCATATACGTGCACAATGCAATGTAGACCCGATTATCGGACTTGAAAATTTGGAAGCTGTCTTACAAGCGCTGGAGTCTTATCGTGGAAAGCTTTCGTATGAAATCGTTGCGTTTCCACAGCATGGATTGCTGCGTAGTAAGTCGGTCGATTTAGTAAGAGAAGCGCTGTGCAACGGTGCTACGCTTGTCGGTGGTGTAGATCCGGCAACAGTAGACGAAAATATAGAGGCTTCCTTACATACGATGATAGAACTAGCGGTGGAAGCGAATGCAGATATTGACCTGCATTTACACGATCCTGGTCATCTGGGAACCTTTACGATGAAGCGGTTAGCGACTCTTACGGAAGAGGCTGGGTGGCAGGGAAGGGTATCTATCGGTCACGCTTTTGGTTTGGGAGGTGTGCCTGTAAAGACAGCGGAAGATACGGCAGAAGTATTGGCGCAAGCGGGCATCGCTATCGCCTCTACGGTTCCCATTGATATTCCTACGCCACCCATCCCTTTATTGCATGAGAAAGGTGTAACCGTTTCACTGGTTAATGATAGTATTACCGATCATTGGGATCCATTTGGCACAGGGGATGTACTTTACAAGGCAAGCATAATGGCCGAGCGTTTCTCATGGATCGATGAGCAGTCATTAGCGCGCAGTCTTTCATTCATTACTGGTGGAAAAACACCACTTGATATGGAAGGAAAACGCATATGGCCGGTAGTTGGCGATGAAGCCAGTGTTGTATTTGTTAAAGCGAGTTGCTCGGCGGAAGCGGTTGCCAGACGAGCAGAGCGTCAGGCTGTAATGTATAAGGGGAACATCGTTTCGGGTTTCTTATGA
- a CDS encoding CPBP family intramembrane glutamic endopeptidase: protein MTYQWTRKLATFFVQSDPEYDSFLRKHEAKSGKQILFYLSFAVFPGVLAYLLIYPLRPLLMAVTGLSSHYVQFLVLAVMASGWHFLFPLFMLRFADKLTWKESLCYLGFRRENLKGLLLVLPLITLLFTALSLPYMKWVFPSLSSFLNSIPALHMGEWHIFIQGYYDFPWPLLLIGLIGNFIGEEVYFRGYLLKKIGRLRFDWLILSILFQFYHMWQAPMNWAFIPLAVIIPCEILVKLRKNIYGAILIHIFVNTIWGGITLYLVGV, encoded by the coding sequence ATGACGTATCAATGGACCCGAAAGCTTGCCACTTTTTTTGTACAATCTGATCCCGAATATGATAGCTTTCTTCGCAAGCATGAAGCGAAGAGCGGCAAGCAAATTTTATTCTACCTGTCCTTTGCGGTCTTTCCGGGAGTGTTGGCTTATTTGCTGATTTATCCGCTGCGGCCCCTACTTATGGCTGTTACGGGATTATCCAGTCATTATGTGCAGTTTCTTGTCCTGGCGGTCATGGCCAGCGGCTGGCATTTTCTTTTTCCGTTGTTCATGCTAAGATTTGCAGATAAGTTGACTTGGAAGGAGTCTCTATGTTATCTAGGTTTCAGAAGGGAGAATTTAAAAGGACTGCTGCTGGTCCTACCGTTAATTACCCTGTTGTTCACCGCCCTGTCCCTGCCTTACATGAAGTGGGTATTCCCGTCTTTATCCTCATTCTTGAACTCTATTCCGGCGCTTCATATGGGAGAGTGGCATATTTTCATCCAAGGCTACTATGATTTTCCCTGGCCTTTACTGCTGATTGGATTAATCGGGAATTTTATCGGAGAAGAAGTCTATTTCCGTGGTTATTTACTGAAGAAGATAGGCAGGCTGCGCTTTGATTGGTTGATCCTCAGCATTCTGTTCCAGTTTTATCATATGTGGCAAGCGCCGATGAACTGGGCTTTTATTCCGCTGGCGGTTATCATTCCTTGCGAAATCCTGGTCAAACTACGCAAAAACATATATGGAGCAATCCTGATTCACATTTTTGTTAATACGATATGGGGGGGGATTACCCTTTATCTAGTCGGGGTGTAA
- a CDS encoding LysR family transcriptional regulator: MRRLEIRHLKTFKTIVEVGGFTRAAEHLGYSQSTVTLHIKAIEDELKEPLFNRMGKKVFLTDTGKHLMPYATQMLSLYKQIKDVPSINGEISGRVVISAPEVLLTYRLPPIMKVFKDTFPKVDVQLKHLPAGNLKEQIISEEIDIAFVLDTEHAETDINVKRITEEPMVLITPTHYPTAFDAIPFHDTVFLFTEQGCSYRNAFEKIVRMNNIKIENHIEFWSIEAIKQSVICGLGISLLPYIAVKHEIENGMLSAIKMSPDTPLFTFIAHHKDKWISPAVRNCLEIIEEHIGSSNMYSEDEYAI; the protein is encoded by the coding sequence GTGAGACGATTGGAAATCCGCCATTTGAAGACATTTAAAACGATCGTGGAGGTAGGGGGATTTACCCGGGCTGCCGAGCATCTTGGTTATTCTCAATCCACTGTTACATTGCACATTAAAGCAATTGAAGATGAATTGAAGGAACCGTTGTTTAACAGAATGGGGAAAAAAGTTTTTTTAACAGATACCGGAAAACATCTGATGCCATACGCCACACAGATGCTCAGCTTGTATAAACAAATCAAAGACGTACCGTCTATCAATGGGGAAATAAGCGGACGGGTGGTGATCTCCGCTCCAGAAGTGTTATTAACATACCGACTGCCGCCTATTATGAAGGTGTTCAAAGATACGTTTCCAAAAGTGGATGTCCAGCTTAAGCATTTACCAGCTGGAAATCTGAAAGAACAAATCATAAGCGAAGAAATTGATATTGCGTTTGTTTTAGATACGGAGCACGCTGAAACGGATATTAACGTAAAGCGTATAACAGAGGAGCCGATGGTGTTAATTACGCCTACTCATTACCCGACTGCATTCGACGCAATTCCATTCCACGACACTGTTTTTTTGTTTACAGAGCAAGGCTGTAGCTATCGTAACGCATTCGAAAAGATAGTACGAATGAATAACATAAAAATCGAAAACCATATTGAATTCTGGAGCATCGAGGCAATTAAACAGTCCGTCATTTGTGGGTTGGGTATATCCCTTCTTCCTTACATCGCTGTTAAGCATGAGATTGAGAACGGGATGCTGTCTGCTATCAAGATGTCACCAGATACCCCCTTATTTACATTCATCGCCCACCATAAAGATAAATGGATATCTCCAGCTGTGCGGAATTGTCTTGAAATTATCGAGGAGCACATAGGCTCATCTAACATGTACTCAGAGGATGAATACGCTATATAA
- a CDS encoding FadR/GntR family transcriptional regulator, whose product MMSMDISNSLDLLEFRKAIEIEIAHLAAKRMQSHDIQILERSLVDMKVCIKMESSIIVPDLVFHETLARSTNNEVIIQVYNYISEFFKRVRIEICTLLSSSNFKRD is encoded by the coding sequence ATGATGTCCATGGATATTAGCAATTCATTGGATTTATTGGAATTTCGCAAAGCTATTGAGATTGAAATCGCTCATTTAGCTGCAAAAAGAATGCAGTCTCACGATATACAAATTCTCGAACGCTCGCTTGTCGACATGAAGGTGTGTATCAAAATGGAATCATCTATCATTGTGCCTGATCTCGTATTTCATGAGACACTGGCACGCTCGACAAATAATGAAGTAATTATTCAAGTATATAATTATATTTCTGAATTTTTCAAAAGGGTTCGCATCGAAATATGCACTTTACTATCATCGTCAAATTTTAAACGCGATTAA